The Acidobacteriota bacterium sequence TTTTTGGTCAACCAGTTTCACTGGTCGCGCGAAGAAGTGACTTCGGGAAACACCTTTGGGAAAACCCTTGTACTGCCGCTGTTCGGATTTGCCGCCGGATGGATCATTGACCGTTTCGGCCTGAAGCGGTTGATGATCGTAGGGATTTTGTTCGGCGCGATTTCGATCATTGGATTGGGACAGGTCAACACGCTGCCGCTGTTTTACACCTGCTTCATTTTCAACGCGCTTGGGTACGTTTGCGCCGGGCCGCTGCCGAACCAGGTGTTGCTGTCGCGTTGGTTCAAAGAATCGCGCGGCAAGGCGATGGGCTTTGCATACCTGGGCATAGGGCTTGGCGGAGCAATCACGGTCAAAATGGCTGCGTGGTTGACAGGCAAATTCGGCTGGCAAACTTCGCTGTTGTGTTTGGGCGTGTTGATGGCGATTGTCGCGTTGCCGCTGACGCTGATGGTCAATGACAAATCGGAAGAATTCGGCGAACAAAGCAAAGCGCCAGTGATTCCACTGGGCGAAATTTTGCGCAGCCCGTCGTTTTACCTGCTGGCGATTGGGAGTTTATGTTCCATCGGTGCGGTCGGCGCGACGAATCAACATTTGAAATTGTACCTGGCGCGCGACAATGGCTTTTCTCAAGACGCGGCGGCGAACGTCATTGCGTTGGTGTTGTTCACCAGCAATGTAGGCCGAATTTTAATGGGTTGGCTGGCGGATCGCTTTCCCAAAAAATACGTGATGATTTTGATTTACCTGCTGGTCGCATGCGGCATT is a genomic window containing:
- a CDS encoding MFS transporter; translated protein: MAELTQSKQRLVALTSFLNLYALVGIAFYGPPFFYDFLVNQFHWSREEVTSGNTFGKTLVLPLFGFAAGWIIDRFGLKRLMIVGILFGAISIIGLGQVNTLPLFYTCFIFNALGYVCAGPLPNQVLLSRWFKESRGKAMGFAYLGIGLGGAITVKMAAWLTGKFGWQTSLLCLGVLMAIVALPLTLMVNDKSEEFGEQSKAPVIPLGEILRSPSFYLLAIGSLCSIGAVGATNQHLKLYLARDNGFSQDAAANVIALVLFTSNVGRILMGWLADRFPKKYVMILIYLLVACGIPLLFFIKAPGAIYLFAIVFGIGMGGDYMIIPLMAAELFGLRVMGRVMGLIIIVDGLSEAWVPKLVGRLRDQNSTYTKGFALMIGLALFGALAISLLPRKPKHADA